In Edaphobacter lichenicola, a single genomic region encodes these proteins:
- the fusA gene encoding elongation factor G — translation MARTTPLNRCRNIGIMAHIDAGKTTTTERILFYTGITHRIGEVHEGTATMDWMEQEQERGITITSAATTCTWKNIRINIIDTPGHVDFTAEVERSLRVLDGAVACFDAVAGVQPQSETVWRQADKYKVPRICFINKMDKAGADAVYATSTIVDRLGARAVPINIQIGAEAKFLGVVDLVTMKAIYWHDETMGAEYSVEEIPADLLEKAKAARASLIEAVSDSDDEIMHLYLEGQEPTEAQLKAGIRKATIAMNIFPVLCGSSFKNKGVQTLLDAVVDYLPSPLDIPPMIGHNPDNMEEEVIRKADDNEPFSALGFKIMTDPFVGQLIFIRVYSGQLKTGDSVLNPRTGKTERIGRLLKMHANKREEITEILAGDICAAVGLKNLVTGDTITTDKHPVVLESIDFPAPVIEVAVEPKTKADQEKMGMALAKLAQEDPTFRVRTDIDSGQTIIAGMGELHLEIIVDRMMREYKVEANVGKPQVNYRETIRANSDAEGKYIRQTGGSGNYGHCKIRISPNEPGKGYEFTNDTKGGAIPKEYVKPIDQGIQDAMQRGILAGYEMVDVKVSLYDGSYHDVDSNEMAFKIAGSMAFKEAARKAKPVLLEPVMAVEVTVPEEYMGTIIGDLNSRRGRIEGMEMVGTTQAIRATVPLSTMFGYATHMRSSTQGRANYSMQFKQYEEAPRSVSEEIIAKVQGKDGNDK, via the coding sequence GTGGCACGCACTACACCTCTGAATCGTTGCCGGAACATCGGAATCATGGCGCACATCGACGCCGGCAAGACGACGACGACCGAGCGCATTCTCTTCTATACGGGCATCACGCACCGTATCGGCGAAGTGCACGAGGGAACTGCGACCATGGACTGGATGGAGCAGGAGCAGGAGCGCGGCATTACGATTACCTCCGCCGCGACGACCTGCACCTGGAAGAACATCCGCATCAACATCATCGACACGCCCGGCCACGTGGACTTTACGGCTGAGGTGGAGCGTTCGCTCCGCGTGCTCGACGGTGCGGTTGCGTGCTTCGATGCCGTTGCCGGTGTGCAGCCTCAGTCTGAGACTGTCTGGCGTCAGGCTGACAAGTACAAGGTTCCCCGGATCTGCTTCATCAACAAGATGGACAAGGCTGGCGCGGATGCTGTGTATGCGACCTCGACGATTGTTGATCGCCTGGGCGCACGCGCTGTGCCGATCAATATTCAGATTGGTGCCGAGGCGAAGTTTCTCGGCGTCGTCGATCTGGTTACGATGAAGGCGATCTACTGGCACGACGAGACCATGGGCGCTGAGTACTCGGTGGAAGAGATTCCTGCCGACCTGCTCGAGAAGGCCAAGGCTGCACGTGCTTCCCTGATCGAGGCTGTCTCTGACTCTGATGACGAGATCATGCATCTCTATCTTGAGGGTCAGGAGCCTACCGAAGCACAGCTCAAGGCTGGCATCCGTAAGGCGACCATCGCGATGAACATCTTCCCGGTGCTCTGCGGTTCGTCGTTCAAGAACAAGGGTGTTCAGACGCTGCTTGATGCAGTGGTCGACTACCTGCCCAGCCCGTTGGATATTCCTCCCATGATCGGACACAACCCCGACAACATGGAAGAAGAGGTTATCCGCAAGGCTGATGATAACGAGCCGTTCTCGGCGCTTGGTTTCAAGATCATGACGGACCCGTTCGTTGGTCAGCTCATCTTCATTCGCGTCTACTCGGGTCAGTTGAAGACCGGCGACTCGGTGTTGAATCCGCGTACCGGCAAGACGGAGCGCATTGGCCGCCTGTTGAAGATGCATGCCAACAAGCGTGAAGAGATCACTGAGATTCTCGCAGGCGATATCTGCGCTGCGGTTGGTCTGAAGAATCTCGTCACCGGCGACACGATTACCACGGACAAGCACCCTGTAGTGCTCGAGTCGATCGACTTCCCAGCGCCGGTTATCGAGGTTGCTGTGGAGCCGAAGACCAAGGCTGACCAGGAGAAGATGGGTATGGCGCTGGCCAAGCTGGCGCAGGAAGATCCTACGTTCCGCGTCCGCACGGATATTGATTCGGGCCAGACCATCATCGCCGGAATGGGCGAGCTGCACCTTGAGATCATCGTTGACCGCATGATGCGTGAGTATAAGGTCGAGGCCAACGTTGGTAAGCCCCAGGTGAACTATCGTGAGACCATTCGCGCGAACTCTGATGCTGAAGGCAAGTACATCCGTCAGACCGGCGGTTCGGGTAACTACGGCCATTGCAAGATCCGTATCTCGCCCAACGAGCCGGGTAAGGGCTATGAGTTCACCAACGATACGAAGGGTGGCGCTATTCCGAAGGAGTACGTCAAGCCGATCGATCAGGGAATTCAGGACGCGATGCAGCGTGGCATTCTGGCCGGCTACGAGATGGTGGACGTCAAGGTTTCGCTCTACGACGGCAGCTATCACGATGTCGACTCGAACGAAATGGCATTCAAGATCGCCGGTTCGATGGCGTTCAAGGAGGCTGCCCGCAAGGCAAAGCCGGTTCTGCTGGAGCCGGTGATGGCAGTCGAGGTTACAGTCCCCGAAGAGTACATGGGCACGATCATCGGCGACCTGAACTCGCGCCGCGGAAGAATTGAAGGTATGGAGATGGTCGGCACCACCCAGGCCATACGGGCCACGGTTCCGCTAAGCACGATGTTCGGTTACGCCACCCACATGCGGTCGTCCACGCAGGGCCGCGCTAACTATTCCATGCAGTTCAAGCAGTATGAAGAGGCGCCCCGCTCGGTCTCGGAAGAGATTATTGCCAAGGTGCAGGGCAAAGACGGTAACGACAAATAA
- the rpsL gene encoding 30S ribosomal protein S12, whose amino-acid sequence MPTFHQLVKQGRTPTRYKTASPALQGSPQRRGVCTRVYTQTPKKPNSALRKVARVRLTNGIEVTTYIPGIGHNLQEHSIVLIRGGRVKDLPGVRYHVVRGTLDSVGVANRKQSRSKYGAKRPKAAAK is encoded by the coding sequence GTGCCTACGTTCCATCAGCTCGTCAAGCAGGGCCGCACGCCCACTCGTTATAAGACCGCCAGCCCCGCGCTCCAGGGTTCGCCCCAGCGCCGTGGCGTCTGCACCCGCGTTTACACCCAGACCCCGAAGAAGCCGAACTCGGCTCTCCGTAAGGTCGCGCGTGTTCGCCTCACCAACGGGATTGAGGTTACGACCTACATCCCGGGCATCGGCCACAACCTGCAGGAGCACTCGATTGTGCTGATCCGCGGCGGCCGCGTGAAGGATCTGCCGGGCGTTCGGTATCACGTCGTTCGCGGAACACTCGACTCGGTCGGCGTGGCCAACCGGAAGCAGAGCCGCTCGAAGTACGGCGCGAAGCGTCCGAAGGCTGCTGCGAAGTAG
- a CDS encoding S9 family peptidase, protein MALADLRKCSPSSGFTALTAAAFTALLMLGAASAAQAESDATPLANVSNLKDPRIGSLIQTLGQTRTPSAAAISPDGSTVAWSVRTHDGTQIHLSDVANPGPAKEKIVTTGSGATNCSSSDPKWSPDGESLAFVSDCTAKTDQPGQDQVFLWSTTTGESKQLTHLTGNIDSLALSPDGKSIAFLFVENATRSAGALAAMKPWSGVIGEDGVEIQRVGAVDIGNGAFTQLTPATLHVYEFAWAPNSEQIAFVAAPPPGENNWWVAQLYTEDIVHDGQGHLVNDASIRETIEMLPHSILDTTKISGPLHGLQIAVPRYSPNGKQIAFIGGIMSDQGSTGGDLYLIPSTGGEPKNITPGRAASIAYFGWAGPELIAIAEHAGGNSHLTALDLATGKDIPQASVTFPETIGAGGMVMSVSLSHEHTIAIIRSSFERAPEVWAGPLHDLKQITHLNDGLKPAWGKTENIEWTNGGFKVQGWLLYPANYDPAKKYPLLVSVHGGPSAAVTPRWPGVGYGGVPFSALGYFVFMPNPRGSYGQGEKFTQANIKDFGYGDLHDILTGMDVLEKRLPIDKNREGLTGWSYGGFMTMFGVTQTTRFRAAVAGAGISDWKSYYGENSIDQWMVPFFGKTVYDDADVYAKSSAIEYIKKVKTPTLVVVGDRDGECPAPQSFEFWHALRAEGVKTQLVIYPNEGHAFHDPAHRRDVLERALNWFETEMPAK, encoded by the coding sequence ATGGCTTTGGCAGATCTCCGCAAGTGTTCCCCCTCCTCTGGTTTCACCGCCCTCACCGCCGCCGCATTCACCGCCCTGCTGATGCTTGGAGCCGCCTCCGCAGCCCAGGCCGAGTCCGACGCCACACCCCTCGCCAACGTCTCTAATCTCAAAGACCCGCGGATCGGCTCCCTGATCCAAACCCTCGGCCAGACCAGAACCCCTTCCGCCGCGGCCATCTCGCCCGATGGGTCCACCGTCGCCTGGTCGGTCCGCACCCATGATGGCACTCAGATTCACCTCTCCGACGTGGCAAACCCAGGCCCCGCCAAAGAGAAGATCGTCACAACCGGCTCAGGAGCGACAAACTGCAGCAGCTCCGATCCAAAGTGGTCACCCGACGGCGAGTCCCTGGCCTTCGTATCCGACTGCACCGCCAAGACAGATCAGCCCGGACAGGATCAAGTCTTCCTCTGGTCGACCACCACCGGCGAATCGAAGCAGCTCACCCACCTCACCGGCAACATCGACTCTCTCGCCTTGTCGCCCGACGGCAAATCCATCGCCTTCCTCTTCGTAGAAAACGCCACCCGCTCAGCCGGAGCCCTCGCCGCCATGAAGCCCTGGTCCGGTGTCATCGGAGAAGACGGCGTCGAGATTCAGCGCGTTGGCGCAGTCGACATCGGCAACGGCGCATTCACGCAACTGACTCCCGCCACGCTCCACGTCTATGAATTCGCCTGGGCGCCCAACTCCGAACAGATCGCCTTCGTCGCCGCCCCACCTCCCGGCGAAAACAATTGGTGGGTCGCGCAACTCTACACCGAAGACATCGTTCACGACGGCCAGGGACACTTAGTGAACGACGCATCGATCAGAGAAACAATAGAAATGCTTCCCCACTCCATCCTCGACACCACCAAAATCTCCGGCCCCCTCCACGGCCTCCAGATCGCCGTCCCCCGCTACTCCCCCAACGGCAAGCAGATCGCCTTCATCGGCGGCATCATGTCCGACCAGGGATCCACCGGCGGCGATCTCTACCTCATCCCCTCTACCGGTGGCGAACCAAAGAACATCACGCCAGGCCGCGCAGCATCGATCGCCTACTTCGGCTGGGCCGGGCCCGAACTCATCGCCATCGCCGAACACGCAGGCGGCAACAGCCACCTCACCGCCCTCGATCTCGCCACCGGCAAAGACATCCCGCAGGCCAGCGTCACCTTCCCCGAGACCATCGGAGCCGGCGGCATGGTCATGAGCGTCTCCCTCTCGCACGAGCACACCATCGCGATCATCCGCAGCTCCTTCGAGCGCGCCCCCGAGGTATGGGCCGGCCCGCTCCACGACCTCAAGCAGATCACCCACCTCAACGACGGCCTCAAGCCCGCATGGGGAAAGACCGAGAACATCGAATGGACCAACGGCGGCTTCAAGGTCCAGGGATGGCTCCTCTATCCCGCCAACTATGACCCCGCCAAAAAATATCCACTCCTGGTCAGCGTCCACGGCGGCCCCTCCGCAGCCGTCACCCCGCGCTGGCCCGGTGTCGGCTACGGCGGAGTTCCATTCTCCGCACTCGGATACTTCGTCTTCATGCCCAACCCGCGCGGCAGCTACGGGCAAGGCGAGAAGTTCACCCAGGCCAACATCAAGGACTTCGGCTACGGCGACCTTCATGACATCCTCACCGGCATGGACGTTCTCGAAAAGCGCCTCCCCATCGACAAGAATCGTGAGGGCCTCACCGGCTGGAGCTACGGCGGCTTCATGACCATGTTCGGCGTCACCCAGACCACGCGCTTCCGAGCCGCCGTCGCCGGAGCAGGCATCAGCGACTGGAAGAGTTACTACGGCGAAAACTCCATCGACCAGTGGATGGTGCCCTTCTTCGGCAAGACCGTCTATGACGATGCCGACGTCTACGCAAAGAGCTCCGCAATCGAATACATCAAGAAAGTAAAGACTCCAACCCTGGTGGTCGTCGGCGATCGCGACGGCGAATGCCCCGCTCCGCAGAGCTTCGAGTTTTGGCATGCGCTCCGTGCCGAAGGCGTAAAGACGCAGTTGGTGATATACCCGAACGAGGGGCATGCGTTCCACGACCCCGCGCATCGCAGAGACGTTCTCGAGCGGGCCCTCAACTGGTTCGAGACGGAGATGCCCGCAAAGTAG
- the rpsG gene encoding 30S ribosomal protein S7, with product MPRKGYIAKREVAADPVYNSTLVTKFVNSMMWGGKKSTAQGIFYTAMTNLEQKGGDEALKLFKKAIENCKPLLEVKSRRVGGANYQVPIEVLPERRTSLAIRWLVTYGRARGEKGMVEKLTAELLDAANGRGAAMKKKEDVHRMAEANKAFAHYRW from the coding sequence ATGCCGAGAAAAGGTTACATCGCTAAGCGTGAAGTTGCTGCAGACCCGGTCTATAACTCCACCCTGGTCACGAAGTTTGTCAACTCGATGATGTGGGGCGGCAAGAAGTCGACCGCACAGGGAATCTTCTACACCGCCATGACCAACCTTGAGCAGAAGGGTGGCGACGAGGCCCTCAAGCTGTTCAAGAAGGCGATCGAGAACTGCAAGCCGCTTCTCGAGGTCAAGAGCCGCCGTGTTGGTGGAGCGAACTACCAGGTGCCGATTGAAGTTCTGCCGGAGCGCCGCACCTCGCTCGCGATTCGTTGGCTGGTGACCTACGGCCGCGCACGTGGCGAGAAGGGCATGGTTGAGAAGCTCACCGCTGAGTTGCTCGATGCCGCCAATGGCCGTGGCGCAGCGATGAAGAAGAAGGAAGACGTTCACCGTATGGCCGAAGCCAATAAGGCTTTCGCGCACTACCGCTGGTAA
- the ribH gene encoding 6,7-dimethyl-8-ribityllumazine synthase, with amino-acid sequence MIKGITHVSAIASGAEFDRVSSLFSALGFEQGKGWQDAQGRGAAFLAPIGNLEFVTGREPAVPTVLVEVTQLDHMRSLVEKWLLASYRTEEIPEILSAAELTHWNSRLFTVQITTELRIGFWQSENPLHGQPEAVEGDLSAAGMRFAVVTTRWNTVITDRLLQGSLDALHRSGAARADIEIVRVPGAWEVPSAARTLAESKRFDAIITLGCLLRGETAHYEAIYNEVARGIGQSQQETGVPHAFGVLTCETLEQALDRAGLKAGNKGFEAASAAIEMVSIQRKLAAQNGQGKK; translated from the coding sequence ATGATTAAGGGAATTACGCACGTCAGCGCGATTGCTTCGGGGGCGGAGTTTGACCGTGTCTCCAGCCTCTTTTCTGCTCTTGGTTTTGAACAGGGTAAGGGTTGGCAGGATGCCCAGGGCCGTGGCGCTGCCTTCCTTGCGCCGATCGGCAACCTTGAGTTTGTGACGGGCAGGGAGCCCGCGGTGCCAACGGTGCTGGTCGAGGTGACGCAGCTGGACCACATGCGTTCGCTGGTGGAGAAGTGGCTGCTTGCGAGCTATCGCACGGAGGAGATTCCGGAGATTCTCTCTGCCGCGGAGTTGACGCACTGGAACAGCCGGCTCTTCACGGTGCAGATTACTACCGAGCTGCGGATTGGGTTCTGGCAGTCGGAGAATCCGCTGCATGGCCAGCCTGAGGCTGTGGAGGGCGACCTGAGCGCGGCGGGTATGCGCTTTGCGGTGGTGACGACGCGGTGGAATACGGTGATTACCGACCGGCTGCTGCAGGGGTCGCTCGATGCGCTTCATCGCAGCGGTGCGGCGCGGGCTGATATTGAGATTGTTCGGGTTCCTGGTGCGTGGGAGGTTCCGTCGGCCGCGCGCACACTTGCGGAGTCGAAGAGGTTCGATGCGATTATCACGCTGGGATGTTTGCTGCGTGGGGAGACGGCGCACTACGAGGCGATCTACAACGAGGTGGCGCGGGGGATTGGCCAGTCGCAGCAGGAGACTGGGGTTCCGCATGCGTTCGGGGTGCTGACCTGCGAGACGCTGGAGCAGGCGCTCGACCGCGCGGGGCTGAAGGCGGGAAACAAGGGCTTTGAGGCGGCCAGCGCGGCGATTGAGATGGTGTCGATCCAGCGCAAGCTCGCGGCGCAGAACGGCCAGGGGAAAAAATAA
- the nusB gene encoding transcription antitermination factor NusB — translation MGTRRKSRELTMQMLFQGDLGKQSPEQVQKVFWASVEDVDAETRGFAEDLYRIATTRDEEIDKLIEEHAQNWRLERMPVVDRNLLRASVAEMLGFPNTPAAIIINETLEIGRRYAAPESIHFLNGVLDAIARDLLKKRLA, via the coding sequence ATGGGCACACGCCGCAAGTCGCGCGAACTTACGATGCAGATGCTGTTTCAGGGTGATCTGGGCAAGCAGTCGCCCGAGCAGGTGCAGAAGGTCTTCTGGGCGTCGGTGGAGGATGTCGATGCCGAGACGCGTGGGTTTGCGGAGGATCTTTATCGCATTGCGACGACTCGCGATGAGGAGATCGACAAGCTGATTGAAGAGCATGCGCAGAACTGGCGGCTGGAGCGGATGCCGGTGGTGGATCGGAATCTGCTGCGGGCGTCGGTGGCGGAGATGCTGGGATTTCCTAATACGCCTGCGGCGATCATCATCAACGAGACGCTGGAGATTGGACGGCGGTACGCTGCGCCGGAGTCGATTCACTTTTTGAATGGCGTGCTGGATGCGATTGCGCGGGATCTGCTGAAGAAGCGGCTGGCTTAG
- a CDS encoding enoyl-CoA hydratase/isomerase family protein codes for MNYETLLCEVKDQVARITLNRPQVLHALNTQVFNELEAVFSALAADPTVRVILLTGAGEKAFAAGADIKELADTDAAAGESKARRGQGVFRLIETCGKPVIACINGFALGGGCELAMACTIRLASETARLGQPEVKLGLIPGYGGTQRLPRLVGQPMALKLLLTGEMINAAEALRIGLVDEVLPADKLMERADTLAKAIVAMAPLAVTACLQAVRDGSEINLEEAIDMEAKIFGQLCGTADKEEGTKAFLEKRPAVWTGR; via the coding sequence GTGAACTACGAGACGTTGCTGTGCGAGGTAAAGGATCAGGTAGCGCGAATCACGCTGAACCGCCCCCAGGTGCTCCACGCCCTGAACACCCAGGTCTTCAACGAACTCGAAGCAGTGTTCTCCGCACTCGCCGCAGACCCCACCGTCCGAGTCATCCTCCTCACCGGCGCAGGCGAAAAGGCCTTCGCGGCCGGCGCAGATATCAAAGAACTCGCAGACACTGACGCAGCCGCCGGAGAGTCCAAAGCCCGCCGCGGCCAGGGCGTCTTTCGCCTCATCGAGACCTGCGGCAAGCCCGTCATCGCCTGCATCAACGGCTTCGCTCTCGGGGGCGGCTGCGAGCTGGCCATGGCCTGCACCATCCGCCTCGCCAGCGAGACCGCGCGCCTCGGCCAGCCCGAAGTCAAGCTCGGCCTCATCCCCGGCTATGGCGGAACCCAGCGCCTCCCACGCCTCGTCGGCCAGCCCATGGCGCTCAAACTCCTGCTCACCGGCGAGATGATCAACGCCGCAGAGGCCCTGCGAATCGGCCTGGTAGATGAGGTCCTGCCTGCAGACAAGCTGATGGAGCGCGCAGACACTCTCGCCAAAGCCATCGTCGCCATGGCCCCCCTGGCCGTCACCGCATGCCTCCAGGCGGTTCGCGACGGCAGCGAGATCAACCTCGAAGAAGCCATCGACATGGAAGCAAAGATCTTCGGGCAGCTCTGCGGAACCGCCGACAAGGAGGAGGGCACAAAGGCCTTTCTGGAAAAACGCCCCGCCGTATGGACCGGCCGATAG
- the guaA gene encoding glutamine-hydrolyzing GMP synthase yields MDTSTIVILDFGSQYTQLIARRIREFNVFSVVLPCTAPLEQVKALNPKGVILSGGPCSVYDADAPDADEGVLAMGVPVLGICYGLQFIVHHLGGKVVGAAAREYGHAEVTVVAETPLFRGLPGTLDVWMSHGDEAETLPVGFQLTAKTSNAVAGIADEARRIWAVQFHPEVAHTRQGMELLKNFCLDICGAEQDWTPEHFIQSTVERVRAQVGTGHAICGLSGGVDSSVAAVLVARAIGDRLTCIFVNNGVLRKDEFLKVQTTMREQLGLKVVAVDSSQRFLEKLAGVTDPERKRKVIGNEFIAVFDDEAKKIWESSAAGAEEVAWLVQGTLYPDVIESSSVHGPSHTIKSHHNVGGLPADMKLKLIEPLRDLFKDEVRRIGRDLGMPEEIIERQPFPGPGLAVRILGEVTAERVAMLQEADQIVVDEIKKAGLYRKVWQSFAVLLPVKSVGVMGDQRTYANTCAVRAVESEDGMTADWAPLPYEVLRTISSRIVSEVRGINRVVYDITSKPPGTIEWE; encoded by the coding sequence GTGGATACCTCAACGATCGTCATTCTGGATTTTGGGTCGCAGTATACGCAGCTGATTGCGCGGCGTATTCGTGAGTTTAATGTATTTTCTGTTGTATTGCCTTGTACGGCCCCGCTGGAACAGGTGAAGGCGCTGAACCCGAAGGGTGTGATTCTTTCGGGCGGGCCGTGCTCTGTGTATGACGCGGACGCGCCGGATGCAGATGAGGGTGTGCTGGCGATGGGTGTGCCGGTGCTGGGGATCTGCTATGGGCTGCAGTTTATCGTGCATCATCTGGGTGGAAAGGTGGTGGGGGCCGCGGCGCGGGAGTATGGGCACGCCGAGGTGACGGTGGTGGCGGAGACGCCGTTGTTTCGTGGGCTGCCGGGGACGCTGGATGTGTGGATGTCGCATGGCGATGAGGCCGAGACGCTGCCGGTGGGATTTCAACTGACGGCGAAGACCTCGAATGCGGTGGCGGGGATTGCGGATGAGGCGAGAAGGATCTGGGCGGTGCAGTTTCATCCTGAGGTGGCGCATACGCGGCAGGGGATGGAGCTGCTGAAGAACTTCTGCCTGGATATCTGCGGGGCGGAGCAGGATTGGACGCCGGAACATTTTATTCAGTCGACGGTGGAGCGGGTGCGGGCGCAGGTTGGGACGGGGCATGCTATCTGCGGGTTGAGCGGCGGTGTGGACTCGAGTGTGGCTGCGGTGCTGGTGGCGCGGGCGATTGGGGATCGGCTGACCTGCATCTTTGTGAACAACGGCGTGCTGCGGAAGGATGAGTTTCTGAAGGTGCAGACGACGATGCGCGAGCAGCTGGGGTTGAAGGTGGTCGCGGTGGACTCTTCGCAGCGGTTTCTGGAGAAGCTTGCGGGTGTGACCGATCCGGAGCGGAAGCGGAAGGTCATTGGGAACGAGTTTATCGCTGTGTTTGATGATGAGGCGAAGAAGATCTGGGAGTCCTCTGCCGCGGGCGCTGAGGAGGTCGCGTGGCTGGTGCAGGGGACGCTGTATCCGGATGTGATTGAGTCGAGTAGCGTGCATGGGCCGAGTCATACGATCAAGAGCCATCACAATGTGGGTGGCTTGCCGGCGGATATGAAGTTGAAGTTGATTGAGCCGCTGCGGGACTTGTTCAAAGATGAGGTGCGGCGGATTGGGCGGGACCTGGGGATGCCAGAAGAGATTATTGAGCGGCAGCCGTTTCCCGGGCCTGGGCTGGCGGTGAGGATTCTGGGCGAGGTGACGGCGGAGCGGGTGGCGATGCTGCAGGAGGCCGATCAGATTGTGGTGGATGAGATTAAGAAGGCTGGGCTGTATCGGAAGGTTTGGCAGAGCTTTGCGGTGTTGCTGCCGGTGAAGAGCGTCGGCGTGATGGGGGATCAGCGGACTTATGCGAATACGTGTGCGGTGCGGGCGGTGGAGAGTGAGGATGGGATGACGGCGGATTGGGCTCCGCTGCCTTATGAGGTACTGAGGACGATCTCGAGCAGGATTGTGAGTGAGGTTCGGGGGATTAATCGGGTGGTGTATGACATTACTTCGAAGCCGCCTGGGACGATTGAGTGGGAGTAA
- the mctP gene encoding monocarboxylate uptake permease MctP, with translation MQLHTTALIVFCFFFLLVTLAGFWAARWRRPKAGMGSLEEWGLAGRSFGTWITWFLIGGDLYTAYTVIAVPAALYGAGAMGFFAVPYAVIAYPYMMLVLPRLWTVCHRHGYITFADFVSGRYGNRWLTIAIALTGVLALMPYIALQLVGIRVVIGAMGIHGEWPLAAAFVILAAYTYSSGLRAPAVIAIVKDVMLYIMVLAALTYIPHKLGGYARVFELANQLLAHHTPTATIHLKQGQFLGYSTLAIGSAIALMLYPHTATAVLSAQSANVVRRNAAMLPAYSFLLGLIALLGYLALAAGVVTKDPNQAVPLLFLKMFPEWFAGFCLAAVAIGALVPAAIMSIAASNLFTRNLYGALIRRKMLPEEESRMAKIVSLVVKFGALIFVLKLPAPYAIEMQLLGGIWMGQLFPSVVLGVFTRWFNPWALLIGWAAGMFSGTAMAVALGLKSSVYPLHLFGSTHPMYAAVPALILNLAVSAMLTILFRAMKFNAGTDVTDATAYIG, from the coding sequence TTGCAACTGCATACGACGGCACTGATAGTCTTCTGTTTTTTCTTTTTGCTCGTAACGCTCGCCGGATTCTGGGCCGCGCGGTGGCGGAGACCGAAGGCAGGAATGGGCTCGCTCGAAGAGTGGGGCCTCGCAGGCCGCAGCTTCGGCACCTGGATCACCTGGTTCCTCATCGGCGGCGATCTCTACACCGCCTATACTGTCATCGCCGTGCCGGCAGCACTCTACGGCGCAGGCGCCATGGGATTCTTCGCAGTCCCCTACGCCGTCATCGCCTACCCCTACATGATGCTCGTCCTGCCGCGCCTCTGGACAGTATGCCACCGTCACGGTTACATAACCTTCGCCGACTTCGTCAGTGGCCGCTACGGCAACCGCTGGCTCACCATCGCCATCGCGCTCACCGGCGTCCTCGCCCTCATGCCCTACATCGCGCTGCAACTGGTCGGCATCCGCGTCGTCATCGGAGCCATGGGCATCCACGGCGAGTGGCCCCTCGCCGCCGCCTTCGTCATCCTCGCCGCCTACACCTACTCCAGCGGCCTCCGCGCTCCCGCCGTCATCGCCATCGTCAAGGACGTCATGCTCTACATCATGGTCCTCGCCGCGCTGACCTACATTCCCCACAAACTCGGCGGCTACGCACGAGTCTTCGAACTTGCCAACCAGCTCCTCGCCCATCACACGCCAACCGCCACGATTCATCTGAAACAGGGTCAGTTCCTCGGCTACTCCACCCTCGCCATCGGCTCTGCCATAGCGCTCATGCTCTACCCCCACACCGCCACCGCGGTCCTCAGCGCGCAGAGCGCCAACGTGGTCCGCCGCAACGCCGCCATGCTGCCCGCGTACAGCTTTCTCCTTGGACTCATCGCCCTGCTCGGCTATCTCGCACTAGCCGCCGGAGTCGTCACCAAAGATCCCAATCAGGCCGTCCCGCTGCTCTTCCTCAAGATGTTTCCCGAGTGGTTCGCCGGCTTCTGCCTGGCAGCGGTCGCCATCGGAGCGCTCGTCCCCGCAGCCATCATGTCCATCGCCGCCTCCAATCTCTTCACCCGCAATCTCTACGGCGCGCTCATCCGGCGAAAGATGCTCCCCGAAGAAGAGTCCCGCATGGCCAAGATCGTCTCGCTCGTCGTAAAGTTCGGCGCTCTGATCTTCGTTCTGAAACTCCCCGCACCCTACGCGATCGAGATGCAGTTGCTCGGCGGAATCTGGATGGGCCAGCTCTTCCCCTCGGTCGTTCTAGGTGTCTTCACGCGCTGGTTCAATCCCTGGGCGCTCCTGATCGGCTGGGCAGCAGGCATGTTCAGCGGCACAGCCATGGCAGTGGCGCTGGGACTGAAGAGTTCGGTCTACCCGCTTCATCTCTTCGGCAGCACACACCCCATGTACGCAGCCGTACCCGCGCTGATTTTGAACCTCGCCGTCTCTGCGATGTTGACGATACTGTTCCGCGCAATGAAGTTCAACGCAGGGACCGACGTTACCGACGCTACAGCCTATATAGGCTAG
- a CDS encoding GTP-binding protein produces MGKEKFDRSKPHVNIGTIGHIDHGKTTLTA; encoded by the coding sequence ATGGGCAAGGAAAAGTTTGACCGGTCAAAGCCGCACGTAAACATCGGGACGATCGGGCACATCGATCATGGCAAGACGACGCTGACGGCGG